The proteins below are encoded in one region of Methanomassiliicoccus luminyensis B10:
- a CDS encoding EF-Tu/IF-2/RF-3 family GTPase, which produces MANLNVAVIGPNDYAKDLGKKGTVSDLTLYDLKQGTDTVTFIEASKYPERLAPLFFAVSMADRALVIVEAINAQLGESMVMLHAAGIGKGYIILRNYLAPEQLAPLTKGTVLENYRFIEDDKTAIREMLLQEARDQQRPSEGLGAVPIDHFFNVKGVGTVILGYVPYGTIRKHDDLKALPTGKVAQVRSIQKHDDDFDEAVTGDRVGLALKNIDVEDLDRGYVLTKDDKIKSDASVTATADLVSFWKIPMKEGMVLHLGHWMQFIPARVEAVKDSGDPRRPTLTLALEKPVVHPAGSRAVLMHLDGGKLRVAGSISLP; this is translated from the coding sequence ATGGCCAACCTGAACGTCGCGGTCATAGGCCCCAACGACTACGCCAAGGACCTTGGCAAGAAGGGAACGGTATCGGACCTCACCTTGTACGACCTGAAGCAGGGCACCGACACCGTCACGTTCATCGAGGCGAGCAAGTACCCTGAGCGCCTGGCCCCGCTGTTCTTCGCCGTTTCCATGGCCGATCGCGCCCTGGTCATCGTGGAGGCGATCAACGCTCAGCTGGGCGAGTCCATGGTCATGCTCCACGCCGCCGGGATCGGCAAAGGGTACATCATCCTGCGCAACTACCTGGCGCCGGAGCAGCTGGCGCCCCTGACCAAGGGGACCGTGCTGGAGAATTATAGGTTCATCGAGGATGACAAGACGGCCATCCGCGAGATGCTCCTACAGGAGGCCAGAGACCAGCAGAGGCCCTCGGAGGGCCTCGGGGCGGTGCCCATAGACCACTTCTTCAACGTCAAGGGCGTCGGAACCGTCATCTTGGGCTATGTTCCGTACGGCACCATCAGGAAGCACGACGACCTCAAGGCCCTGCCGACCGGCAAGGTCGCCCAGGTTAGGTCGATACAGAAGCACGACGACGATTTCGACGAAGCGGTCACCGGGGACAGGGTCGGACTGGCCCTCAAGAACATCGACGTGGAGGACCTGGACCGGGGCTACGTGCTCACCAAGGACGACAAGATAAAGAGCGATGCCTCCGTCACCGCGACGGCCGACCTGGTCAGCTTCTGGAAGATCCCCATGAAGGAGGGCATGGTCCTGCACCTGGGTCACTGGATGCAATTCATCCCCGCGCGGGTGGAGGCGGTCAAGGACAGCGGGGACCCCCGGAGGCCCACGCTCACCCTCGCCCTGGAGAAGCCAGTGGTGCACCCCGCCGGATCGAGGGCGGTGCTGATGCACCTCGACGGCGGCAAGCTTCGCGTGGCTGGATCGATCTCGCTGCCGTGA
- a CDS encoding MFS transporter: MRNALIAEEAWPTARPGPGERDVVTMVKESSYKWTVLLIACIGSMMGPLDSTIVSVSLPTISQSLGMDFALSVWIPTAYLVTLASLLLTFGRLSDVRGRKPLFIAGFGVFVLGSFLCSFARSGEELIIFRIVQGLGAAGMMSTATALVTGAFPPNERGKALGINAMSVYIGLTLGPPLGGILTQAFGWPSIFLVNVPIGLLVMALAAWKLKEPAVESSGKGFDLAGAVTFAMALVTFLVALTIGDDAGWTSATVLSLLAVTAASLAAFILAERRKGPDAMLHLDLITRNRLFAAANISTLLNYTAYFGVSFIIAFYMERVLGLDLYTTGLVLLSMPLVMSVLSPLAGHLSDKIGSRALASGGMLIVALGLALLATLGEGSTTFEVVVYLVITGIGMGLFSSPNTSAVMGCVERSQLGVASGTLSTMRTIGQSLSLAVMGAVMASVASTEVVSALFSGAMDGGSPVIIDEFVRGMSLAFLVSAGIAVAAAITSLARGKPQACETPSGPRP; the protein is encoded by the coding sequence ATGCGCAACGCTCTTATCGCCGAAGAAGCATGGCCGACAGCCCGCCCGGGGCCCGGGGAGCGAGATGTGGTGACCATGGTCAAGGAAAGCTCGTATAAGTGGACGGTCCTGCTGATCGCGTGCATCGGCTCGATGATGGGGCCGCTGGACTCCACCATCGTCAGCGTGTCGCTCCCGACGATATCCCAGAGCCTGGGCATGGACTTCGCCCTGTCCGTGTGGATCCCCACTGCGTACCTGGTCACCCTGGCGAGCCTTCTCCTGACCTTCGGCAGGCTCTCCGACGTCCGCGGCAGGAAGCCCCTGTTCATCGCCGGGTTCGGGGTGTTCGTCCTCGGCTCGTTCCTGTGCAGCTTCGCCCGGTCGGGCGAGGAGCTGATCATCTTCCGCATCGTCCAGGGTTTGGGCGCCGCGGGAATGATGTCCACCGCCACCGCCCTGGTCACAGGAGCGTTCCCCCCGAACGAGAGGGGAAAGGCCCTCGGCATCAACGCCATGTCCGTGTACATCGGCCTTACCTTGGGCCCGCCCCTGGGCGGCATACTGACCCAGGCGTTCGGGTGGCCCTCCATATTCTTGGTCAACGTTCCCATCGGGCTCCTGGTCATGGCCCTGGCGGCGTGGAAGCTCAAGGAACCGGCTGTGGAGAGCAGCGGGAAGGGGTTCGATCTCGCGGGGGCCGTCACCTTCGCGATGGCCCTGGTAACGTTCCTGGTGGCTCTGACCATCGGCGACGACGCCGGCTGGACCTCCGCCACGGTCCTATCGCTCCTGGCCGTCACGGCGGCCTCCCTCGCCGCCTTCATCTTGGCGGAGAGGAGGAAGGGTCCGGATGCCATGCTGCACCTGGACCTGATAACCCGGAACCGCCTGTTCGCGGCGGCCAATATCTCCACCCTGCTGAACTACACCGCCTACTTCGGGGTATCGTTCATCATCGCGTTCTACATGGAGCGCGTGCTGGGCCTGGACCTGTACACCACCGGGCTGGTCCTCCTGTCGATGCCCCTGGTCATGAGCGTCCTGTCCCCCCTGGCCGGCCATCTCTCCGATAAGATCGGCTCCCGCGCCCTGGCGTCCGGCGGCATGCTCATCGTCGCCCTGGGCCTGGCGCTCCTGGCCACCTTGGGGGAGGGCTCCACCACCTTCGAGGTGGTAGTGTACCTAGTCATCACCGGCATCGGGATGGGGCTGTTCTCATCACCCAACACCAGCGCCGTGATGGGTTGCGTAGAACGCTCCCAGCTGGGCGTGGCCTCGGGAACGCTCTCTACCATGCGGACCATAGGGCAATCCCTGAGCCTCGCCGTAATGGGCGCGGTGATGGCCTCGGTCGCCTCCACGGAAGTGGTGTCCGCGCTGTTCTCCGGCGCCATGGACGGCGGCTCGCCGGTCATCATCGACGAGTTCGTGAGGGGCATGAGCTTGGCCTTCCTGGTGTCCGCAGGGATCGCGGTAGCTGCAGCAATAACATCCCTGGCGCGGGGGAAGCCGCAGGCCTGCGAGACGCCCTCGGGGCCGCGCCCGTGA
- a CDS encoding helicase C-terminal domain-containing protein — protein sequence MAGRFCDNCQSLLSPGSERCPKCGRPSGGVRAPASKPRGAAEDVPRPWEGTPVDRGGHPLFPYRPRPSQLEVVEAIGASLAEGKHLVMESGTGTGKTICSLVGALEHAREHKKKVLYLTRTISQSDQVMKELRSISRRTKVTGIPLLGRRKSCLLLRTLEEYEDVPPHALSKICEERKQRTMARQKGGCPFFADYLAIGEMSFAHHCMSELPTADEFDRYCQKQGACPYEARKAILPLVDVIVVPYVHLLSKEIRSALFDRLKLTPDDFVLIVDEAHNLIDAARDQESFTITMHDVEAAELEARDHANPRVMTGVDLGSLCATLRSIIDDAAREQVPPDSSEARLGRRFLEGRLRGALGLSEEELRSLCANLMDMGDKFVEERMERGKEPVSATLRLGTLLESWISADDSRFVKLISVDSNGKLVANCVEPEETTAFLSQVKGAVHMSGTLHPLRQYADVLGLPPGSELRSFPSPFPPGNRLVVYPEDVSAGQREMRMDPSMKGRIAGHIIDLCNATDRNTMVFFRSYEMLRSMRGGIEEKVDRQLYWEESGSSRRLASNIQAFKKEKDGVFFTVMGGKVAEGLDFPGQELDIAIVVGIPYPPPSLMLDELKVRYDKKYGSGKGWEYTSAAPAVRKVQQAIGRLIRTETDRGAAVILDNRVSRYREQLGARPTKDPVKDVVGFLGWSKRF from the coding sequence GTGGCCGGAAGATTCTGTGACAATTGCCAGAGCCTCCTGTCCCCTGGCTCGGAGCGCTGCCCCAAGTGCGGGCGTCCCTCTGGAGGGGTCAGGGCACCAGCCTCCAAGCCCCGTGGAGCGGCCGAGGACGTTCCCAGGCCGTGGGAGGGCACTCCCGTGGACCGGGGCGGCCATCCGCTGTTCCCGTACCGGCCCCGCCCCTCCCAGCTGGAGGTCGTGGAAGCCATAGGGGCCTCGCTGGCGGAGGGGAAGCACCTGGTCATGGAATCGGGGACCGGCACCGGGAAGACCATATGCTCGCTGGTGGGCGCGCTGGAGCACGCCCGGGAGCACAAGAAGAAGGTGCTGTACCTCACCAGGACGATCTCGCAGAGCGACCAGGTGATGAAAGAGCTGCGCTCCATCTCCCGCCGGACCAAGGTGACGGGGATCCCGCTCCTGGGCCGCCGGAAGTCCTGCCTGCTGCTGCGGACCCTGGAGGAGTACGAGGATGTCCCCCCGCACGCTCTTTCAAAGATATGCGAGGAGAGGAAGCAGAGGACCATGGCCCGGCAGAAGGGCGGCTGCCCCTTCTTCGCCGACTACTTGGCCATCGGGGAGATGAGCTTCGCCCATCATTGCATGAGCGAACTGCCCACCGCCGACGAGTTCGACCGCTACTGCCAGAAGCAGGGGGCGTGCCCATATGAGGCCAGGAAGGCCATCCTCCCCCTGGTCGACGTCATCGTGGTGCCGTACGTGCACCTGCTATCCAAGGAGATACGCTCGGCGCTGTTCGACCGGCTGAAGCTGACCCCGGACGATTTCGTGCTCATCGTGGACGAGGCCCATAACCTCATCGACGCCGCCCGCGACCAGGAGAGCTTTACCATTACCATGCATGACGTGGAGGCGGCAGAGCTGGAGGCCAGGGACCACGCCAACCCCCGGGTGATGACCGGAGTGGACCTGGGCTCGCTGTGCGCTACGCTGCGCTCGATCATCGATGACGCGGCCAGGGAGCAGGTGCCCCCCGACTCGTCGGAGGCCCGCCTAGGGAGGAGGTTCCTGGAGGGGCGGCTGAGGGGGGCGCTCGGCCTCAGCGAGGAGGAGCTGCGCAGCCTGTGCGCGAACCTTATGGACATGGGGGACAAGTTCGTGGAGGAGCGCATGGAAAGGGGCAAGGAGCCCGTTTCCGCCACGCTCCGCCTGGGGACGCTGCTGGAGAGCTGGATCTCCGCCGACGACTCCCGGTTCGTCAAGCTGATCTCCGTCGACAGCAACGGCAAGCTGGTGGCGAACTGCGTGGAGCCGGAGGAGACCACCGCGTTCCTGTCCCAGGTCAAGGGGGCGGTGCACATGTCCGGGACGCTCCACCCGCTGAGGCAGTACGCTGATGTCCTGGGCCTTCCGCCCGGCAGCGAGCTGCGCTCGTTCCCGTCGCCGTTCCCGCCAGGGAACCGCCTGGTGGTATACCCGGAGGACGTGAGCGCGGGGCAGAGGGAAATGCGCATGGACCCCTCCATGAAGGGGAGGATCGCCGGGCACATCATCGACCTGTGCAACGCCACCGACCGCAACACCATGGTGTTCTTCCGCTCCTACGAGATGCTGAGGTCCATGCGCGGCGGCATCGAGGAGAAGGTGGACCGCCAGCTGTACTGGGAGGAGTCCGGCTCGTCGAGGAGGCTGGCGTCCAACATCCAGGCGTTCAAGAAGGAGAAGGACGGTGTGTTCTTCACCGTCATGGGCGGCAAGGTCGCGGAGGGGCTCGATTTCCCGGGCCAGGAGCTGGACATCGCCATCGTGGTCGGGATACCATATCCTCCCCCGTCCCTGATGCTGGACGAGCTGAAGGTCCGCTACGATAAGAAGTATGGGTCGGGGAAGGGGTGGGAGTATACCAGCGCCGCCCCGGCGGTGCGTAAGGTCCAGCAGGCCATCGGCCGCCTGATCCGCACGGAGACGGACAGGGGGGCGGCGGTCATACTGGACAATCGCGTATCCCGCTACCGCGAGCAGCTGGGGGCCCGCCCCACCAAGGACCCCGTGAAGGACGTGGTCGGCTTCCTCGGATGGAGCAAGCGGTTCTGA
- a CDS encoding peroxiredoxin encodes MSNEKVCSETPLLGDKFPDVEVVTTHGKASLPKDYAGKWFVLFSHPGDFTPVCTTEFVAFAKRADKFKAMNCELIGLSIDQVQSHLKWTEWIADNLKVEVPFPIIADGVGSLATKLGMIHPGKGTNTVRSVFVVDDKGVIRLMIHYPQEVGRSVDEVLRAVKALQFHEKNHVALPENWPNNEIIGDEVIIPPAADEKTAKKRKEQGGCYDWWFCHKKM; translated from the coding sequence TTGAGCAATGAGAAGGTATGCTCCGAGACGCCTCTGCTGGGGGACAAGTTCCCCGACGTGGAGGTCGTGACCACGCATGGAAAGGCCAGCCTGCCCAAGGACTACGCGGGGAAGTGGTTCGTATTGTTCAGCCACCCCGGTGACTTCACCCCGGTGTGCACCACCGAGTTCGTGGCCTTCGCCAAGAGGGCGGACAAGTTCAAGGCGATGAACTGCGAGCTTATCGGCCTGTCCATCGACCAGGTGCAATCCCACCTGAAGTGGACCGAATGGATCGCCGACAACCTGAAGGTGGAGGTGCCGTTCCCCATCATCGCCGACGGGGTGGGGTCCCTCGCCACCAAATTGGGCATGATCCATCCCGGCAAGGGGACCAACACCGTGCGCTCGGTGTTCGTCGTGGACGACAAGGGCGTCATCCGCCTGATGATCCACTACCCACAGGAGGTGGGCAGGAGCGTGGACGAGGTCCTCCGGGCCGTGAAGGCGCTGCAGTTCCATGAGAAGAACCACGTGGCCCTGCCGGAGAACTGGCCCAACAACGAGATCATCGGGGACGAGGTCATCATTCCCCCCGCCGCCGACGAGAAGACCGCCAAGAAGCGCAAGGAACAGGGCGGCTGCTACGACTGGTGGTTCTGCCACAAGAAGATGTAA
- the mgtA gene encoding magnesium-translocating P-type ATPase, whose amino-acid sequence MARPHRDRREAGRGQDDFLSDDDALVLDASEAARRLGTDARLGLGEEEASRRLERYGPNEAAPRRKRSAAGTFLSKFKDPLVIILLLAGTVTLFTGQPLSAAVIYTIVLISTGLTFFQEHRSERASEELSKKVRTMATVVRGGAKREVPLSELVPGDVVHLSTGDIVPAECRVLSSRDLFVNESALTGESMAVGKSAAPPARGKPADRSDYLFMGTSVVNGSAVAAVVRTGRSTRYAEVAEKLVQRRPPTEFEKGSRRFGYLIMRVTFALVVVVFIINAANQRGIVDSLLFSVALAVGLTPELLPLILTINLTEGAMDMSRKGVIVKRLEAIQNYGSMDILCTDKTGTLTQNKVVLVQYVGVRGEQRSEPVLRLSYINSYFETGQRSPLDGAIVEHGGVDVSGYQLIEEVPFDFERKRVSVVVRGGGKAVMMTKGAPESMFGVSSYYDRNGSAMRMDPETLGRLREMYRRMSADGLRVLGVAYKDVEDRQGYGRADERDLVFAGFVAFLDPPKESTREALRMLRDSNVAMKVITGDSELVTRKVCSELGFEITGVVLGSELDKMNDPQLKEAVERANVFARTDPVQKVRIITALKANGHVVGYLGDGVNDAPSVRAADVGISVDNAVDVAKEAADIILLKNDLRVLNQGVLDGRRTFGNTMKYIQMGVSSNFGNMFSAAGASLFLPFLPMLPLQILLNNLLYDLSETAIPTDNVDREYISRPRKLDVRYVRDFMVFFGPISSAFDFLTFFVLLYLFHAGDGLFQTAWFIESVVTQTLVIFAIRTRATPFFLSRPSLPVVLSSLAVAGFAVLMPFTPLAGPFQMVPPPPEFYAFLAVVTASYLIVVDLVKSRFYRRRSLGTER is encoded by the coding sequence ATGGCAAGGCCTCATCGGGACCGCAGGGAGGCCGGGCGCGGCCAGGACGATTTCCTGAGCGATGATGACGCGCTCGTGTTGGATGCTTCGGAGGCAGCGCGCCGCCTAGGCACCGACGCCCGCCTCGGCCTGGGCGAGGAGGAGGCCTCTCGGAGGCTGGAGCGCTACGGCCCCAACGAGGCCGCGCCGCGCCGGAAACGTAGCGCCGCGGGGACCTTCCTGTCCAAGTTCAAGGACCCCCTGGTCATCATCCTCCTGCTGGCGGGGACGGTCACCCTGTTCACCGGGCAGCCTCTCAGCGCCGCGGTGATCTACACCATCGTCCTGATCAGCACCGGCCTCACCTTCTTCCAGGAGCATCGCTCGGAGCGGGCGTCCGAGGAGCTGTCAAAGAAGGTCAGGACCATGGCCACAGTGGTGCGTGGCGGCGCGAAGAGGGAGGTGCCGCTGAGCGAGCTGGTGCCCGGCGACGTGGTCCATCTGTCCACGGGGGACATCGTGCCCGCGGAGTGCCGGGTGCTGTCCTCTCGGGACCTCTTCGTGAACGAGTCCGCGCTGACCGGCGAGTCGATGGCCGTGGGAAAGAGCGCCGCGCCGCCGGCCAGGGGCAAGCCGGCCGACCGGTCCGACTACCTCTTCATGGGGACCTCCGTGGTCAACGGATCGGCGGTGGCAGCGGTGGTCAGGACCGGCCGGAGCACCCGCTACGCCGAGGTGGCGGAAAAGCTGGTCCAGCGCCGCCCGCCCACCGAGTTCGAGAAGGGCTCCCGCCGCTTCGGGTACCTGATCATGAGGGTCACCTTCGCCCTGGTGGTCGTGGTCTTCATCATCAACGCTGCCAACCAACGGGGCATCGTGGACTCGCTGTTGTTCTCGGTGGCCTTGGCGGTCGGTCTGACCCCCGAGCTGCTGCCCCTCATCCTGACCATCAATCTCACTGAAGGGGCGATGGACATGAGCCGCAAGGGGGTCATCGTGAAGCGCCTGGAGGCGATCCAGAACTACGGCAGCATGGATATCCTGTGCACTGACAAGACCGGGACGCTGACCCAGAACAAGGTAGTCCTGGTCCAGTATGTGGGCGTTCGGGGGGAGCAGCGGAGCGAGCCGGTGCTCCGGCTGTCGTATATCAACAGCTACTTCGAGACGGGACAGAGGAGCCCCCTGGACGGGGCGATAGTGGAGCACGGCGGGGTGGACGTCAGCGGCTACCAGCTGATCGAGGAGGTGCCCTTCGACTTCGAGCGAAAGAGGGTGTCGGTGGTGGTCCGCGGGGGCGGGAAGGCCGTGATGATGACCAAGGGGGCCCCGGAGAGCATGTTCGGGGTGTCGTCATACTACGATCGCAACGGCTCCGCAATGAGGATGGACCCCGAGACGCTGGGCCGCCTCCGGGAGATGTACCGGCGCATGAGCGCGGACGGGCTCAGGGTGCTGGGGGTGGCGTACAAGGACGTGGAGGACCGCCAGGGGTACGGAAGGGCTGACGAGAGGGACCTGGTGTTCGCCGGGTTCGTGGCCTTCCTGGACCCTCCCAAGGAGAGCACCAGGGAAGCGCTCCGGATGCTCAGGGACTCCAACGTGGCGATGAAGGTCATCACCGGCGACAGCGAGCTGGTGACCCGGAAGGTGTGCTCGGAGCTGGGGTTCGAGATCACCGGGGTGGTGCTGGGGAGCGAGCTGGATAAAATGAACGATCCGCAGCTCAAGGAGGCGGTGGAGCGGGCCAATGTGTTCGCCCGGACCGACCCGGTGCAGAAGGTCAGGATAATCACCGCTCTCAAGGCCAACGGCCACGTGGTCGGCTACCTCGGCGACGGGGTCAACGACGCTCCGTCGGTCCGCGCCGCCGATGTGGGCATATCGGTCGATAACGCCGTGGACGTGGCCAAGGAGGCCGCGGACATAATCCTGCTGAAGAACGACCTCCGGGTCCTGAACCAGGGGGTCCTGGACGGCCGGCGGACCTTCGGGAACACCATGAAATACATCCAGATGGGGGTGAGCTCGAACTTCGGCAACATGTTCTCCGCGGCCGGCGCCTCCCTGTTCCTTCCGTTCCTGCCCATGCTGCCACTGCAGATCCTGCTGAACAACCTGCTCTACGATCTGTCCGAGACCGCTATACCCACTGACAACGTGGACCGCGAGTACATCTCCCGGCCCCGGAAGCTGGACGTGCGGTACGTCCGCGACTTCATGGTGTTCTTCGGCCCCATCAGCTCGGCGTTCGATTTCCTTACCTTCTTCGTCCTTCTGTATCTCTTCCACGCCGGCGATGGGCTGTTCCAGACCGCATGGTTCATCGAATCGGTGGTGACGCAGACCCTGGTCATATTCGCGATACGCACCCGGGCCACCCCCTTCTTCCTGAGCCGCCCCAGCCTGCCGGTCGTCCTGAGCTCGCTGGCGGTGGCGGGGTTCGCCGTCCTGATGCCGTTCACCCCGCTGGCCGGCCCCTTCCAGATGGTCCCCCCGCCCCCGGAGTTCTACGCATTCCTGGCAGTAGTGACGGCATCCTATCTCATCGTGGTCGACCTGGTCAAGTCCAGGTTCTATCGCCGCCGCTCCCTCGGAACGGAGAGGTAA
- a CDS encoding GNAT family N-acetyltransferase translates to MILARWPGEDISTASFVNIVDMTIDLRHAMTEGQFDDLMEMYRSTYWARDRTQEDVRRMLERTDMIFALVDSGDERLVGFARVLTDTVYKALIFDVMVRPDRRGEGLARTLLESVLAHPELRGVKHFELYCRDDVIDLYKKWGFTQDLAGQVFMRKEGEHGGATRE, encoded by the coding sequence ATGATACTTGCACGCTGGCCCGGGGAAGATATTTCTACCGCCTCCTTCGTCAACATCGTAGACATGACCATAGATCTCCGGCACGCCATGACCGAGGGCCAGTTCGATGACCTCATGGAGATGTACCGGTCCACCTACTGGGCCAGGGACCGAACGCAGGAGGACGTCCGGAGGATGCTGGAGCGCACCGACATGATCTTCGCCCTGGTGGACAGCGGGGACGAGCGCCTGGTCGGCTTCGCCAGAGTGCTCACGGACACGGTCTACAAGGCCCTCATATTCGATGTGATGGTACGCCCCGACCGTCGCGGGGAGGGGTTGGCCCGCACTCTCCTGGAGAGCGTTCTCGCCCACCCTGAGCTGAGGGGAGTGAAGCACTTCGAGCTGTACTGCCGTGACGACGTCATCGACCTCTATAAGAAGTGGGGCTTCACCCAGGACCTTGCCGGACAGGTGTTCATGCGGAAAGAGGGGGAGCACGGCGGGGCTACCCGAGAGTAA
- a CDS encoding MEDS domain-containing protein, with the protein MRKWCDDLRRGDHVVHIYKSADEQAKALLDLIGWMREDEKLVLHCDGPDREGGDCFALNGQMFEAAAQDGHMEVLPSYRAVCPTGKFRADALPDLLIYDLGRTMDEGFSGAVLCIDYSWIAELPDDFASHVVQSSQITLARLPSNLTLLCQYDRRRLTAEQADQLLRVHQLALADGKLARNFWVVATSTLGGRGRSIKAMPQPSAAATGQEK; encoded by the coding sequence TTGCGCAAGTGGTGCGATGACCTGAGGAGGGGCGACCACGTCGTTCATATCTACAAGAGCGCTGACGAGCAGGCCAAGGCACTGCTGGACCTGATAGGCTGGATGCGCGAGGACGAGAAGCTCGTGCTGCACTGCGACGGCCCCGACCGCGAGGGCGGCGACTGCTTCGCCCTGAATGGCCAGATGTTCGAGGCGGCGGCCCAGGACGGCCACATGGAGGTACTCCCGTCATATCGTGCGGTGTGCCCCACCGGCAAGTTCCGCGCCGACGCCCTGCCGGACCTGCTTATATACGATCTCGGCCGGACCATGGACGAGGGGTTCAGCGGCGCGGTCCTGTGCATAGACTATTCCTGGATCGCCGAACTCCCCGATGACTTCGCCTCGCACGTGGTGCAGAGTTCCCAGATCACCCTGGCAAGGCTCCCCTCGAACCTCACCCTGCTCTGCCAGTACGACCGGCGCAGGCTCACCGCCGAGCAGGCCGATCAGCTCCTGAGGGTCCACCAGCTCGCCCTCGCCGACGGAAAGCTCGCCCGCAACTTCTGGGTGGTGGCCACCAGCACCCTGGGCGGAAGGGGCAGGAGCATAAAGGCCATGCCCCAGCCCAGTGCCGCGGCTACCGGACAAGAGAAATAA
- a CDS encoding hemerythrin domain-containing protein, which translates to MNLEERIVAEHNEYRKMLEKLTQTGIEDADLRMEVYADLSMRVEAHERAEAQTLHAAIMKEEDVRIREIAMESLEQERIIRLLLVELRKIGVDDELWMPKLRVLKSIIENHFMVEEGLVIPAAKDLLDKQTMDRLSDEYEGRVKEGLMKMSSGPSII; encoded by the coding sequence ATGAACCTGGAAGAACGGATCGTAGCGGAGCACAACGAGTACAGGAAGATGCTCGAGAAGCTTACCCAGACCGGCATCGAGGACGCCGACCTCAGGATGGAGGTGTACGCGGACCTCTCCATGAGGGTGGAGGCGCACGAGCGCGCCGAGGCCCAGACCCTCCACGCGGCCATCATGAAGGAGGAGGACGTCCGGATCCGGGAGATCGCCATGGAGTCCCTGGAGCAGGAGCGCATCATCAGGCTCCTCCTGGTGGAGCTGCGGAAGATCGGCGTGGACGACGAGCTGTGGATGCCCAAGCTTCGCGTCCTCAAGTCGATCATCGAGAACCACTTCATGGTCGAGGAGGGCTTGGTGATCCCGGCGGCGAAGGACCTGCTGGACAAGCAGACCATGGACCGCTTGAGCGACGAGTACGAGGGCCGGGTGAAGGAAGGGCTGATGAAGATGTCCTCGGGCCCGTCCATTATATGA
- a CDS encoding superoxide dismutase yields MAEKKGMYSLPDLPYGYGDLAPFVSEALLKVHHDGHHQKYVKQANALLEKFDQARADGSSLDMKCAAQALAFNVGGHYLHSLFWKNMAPPSKGGGGRPGGRIGDEIDKEFGSYERFQKEFTELANSVESSGWATLVWCTQTGRPLLVQIKDHDLYAIPGFRTLLVLDEWEHAYYLDYTNKKPDYTAGFWNVVNWEEVDRRLENIIGGNKAERTEKSIERVSSGAVPIR; encoded by the coding sequence ATGGCCGAAAAGAAAGGTATGTATTCGCTGCCAGACCTGCCATATGGCTACGGGGACCTCGCCCCCTTCGTCTCCGAGGCCCTTCTCAAAGTGCACCATGACGGCCACCACCAGAAGTACGTGAAGCAGGCCAACGCATTGCTGGAGAAGTTCGACCAAGCCCGGGCCGACGGCTCCTCCCTGGATATGAAGTGCGCCGCGCAAGCTCTGGCGTTCAACGTAGGAGGGCACTATCTTCATTCGCTGTTCTGGAAGAACATGGCCCCGCCGTCGAAAGGGGGCGGGGGAAGGCCGGGCGGAAGGATCGGTGACGAGATCGACAAGGAGTTCGGCAGCTACGAGCGCTTCCAGAAGGAGTTCACCGAGCTCGCCAACAGCGTGGAGTCCTCGGGATGGGCCACCTTGGTATGGTGCACCCAGACCGGCCGGCCGCTGCTGGTGCAGATCAAGGACCACGACCTCTACGCCATCCCGGGGTTCCGGACCCTCCTGGTGCTGGACGAGTGGGAGCATGCCTACTACCTTGACTACACGAACAAGAAGCCGGACTACACCGCGGGGTTCTGGAACGTGGTCAACTGGGAGGAGGTGGACCGGCGGCTGGAGAACATAATCGGCGGCAATAAGGCCGAGAGGACCGAGAAGTCGATAGAGCGGGTATCAAGCGGGGCCGTGCCTATAAGATAA
- a CDS encoding zinc ribbon domain-containing protein produces MSVPSGGAAERAYGIPPGTEGRTQTVRATGRCPRCGVFVQENYLVCPYCALPLKKECPHCGKLIPPNWNACSFCGHVMTNALPLDARGADAGNAPMNGADAPPEPRGRCPQCARAISGGARYCGGCGLRIEGIDPGPVDAP; encoded by the coding sequence ATGTCTGTACCTTCAGGGGGAGCGGCGGAGCGTGCGTATGGCATACCGCCAGGTACGGAGGGGAGGACCCAGACCGTACGGGCGACGGGACGATGTCCCCGCTGCGGCGTGTTCGTTCAGGAGAACTATCTGGTGTGCCCATACTGCGCGTTGCCGCTGAAGAAGGAGTGCCCGCACTGCGGGAAGCTGATCCCGCCGAACTGGAACGCCTGCTCGTTCTGCGGACACGTCATGACGAACGCCCTCCCGCTGGACGCGAGGGGTGCGGACGCCGGGAACGCGCCGATGAACGGAGCGGATGCGCCCCCTGAGCCCCGCGGAAGGTGCCCCCAGTGCGCCCGCGCCATCAGCGGCGGGGCCCGCTACTGCGGCGGCTGCGGCCTGAGGATCGAGGGGATCGACCCCGGACCGGTCGACGCCCCGTGA